One window of the Xiphophorus hellerii strain 12219 chromosome 15, Xiphophorus_hellerii-4.1, whole genome shotgun sequence genome contains the following:
- the LOC116733929 gene encoding cell cycle control protein 50A-like, whose product MMASSYKDEDGHITVSGSGAAAGAGGGSLRSKKPENTAFKQQRLPAWQPILTAGTVLPAFFIIGLMFIPIGIGLYVTSNNIKEFEIDYTGVEMSSPCFTCAQNFSWNGTKPCTCSVPFHLDQPYESNVFMYYGLSNFYQNHRRYVKSRDDSQLNGNEESLRKPSKECEPYAKHGNKPIAPCGAIANSMFNDSLELIYNDPNGTKVQIPLTATGIAWWTDKHVKFRNPGAENTNLTVVFQGTTQPVNWRRPVFQLDSDPDNNGFINEDFIVWMRTAALPTFRKLYRIIQRRSNVHPTLPRGNYTLEVVYNYPVRSFEGRKRMILSTISWMGGKNPFLGIAYVSVGSVCFLLGVVLLIIHHKYGNHNSAAEISH is encoded by the exons ATGATGGCCTCCAGCTACAAAGACGAGGACGGACACATCACCGTGTCGGGGTCCGGAGCCGCGGCCGGGGCCGGGGGCGGCTCTCTGCGGAGCAAGAAGCCTGAAAACACCGCTTTCAAGCAGCAGAGACTCCCGGCCTGGCAGCCCATCCTGACCGCAGGGACCGTCCTGCCAGCCTTCTTCATCATCGGCCTCATGTTCATCCCCATCGGCATCGGCCTCTACGTGACGTCCAACAACATCAAGGAGTTCGAG ATCGATTACACGGGAGTCGAAATGTCCAGTCCGTGTTTTACCTGCGCCCAGAACTTCAGCTGGAACGGCACCAAGCCGTGCACCTGCTCCGTCCCCTTCCACCTGGACCAGCCGTACGAA AGCAACGTCTTCATGTATTACGGACTCTCCAACTTCTACCAGAACCACCGGCGGTACGTCAAGTCCCGAGACGACAGCCAGCTGAACGGAAACGAGGAGTCCCTCAGG AAACCCAGTAAGGAGTGCGAACCGTACGCCAAGCACGGCAACAAGCCCATCGCGCCGTGCGGCGCCATCGCGAACAGCATGTTTAACG actCACTGGAGCTGATTTACAACGACCCAAACGGCACGAAGGTCCAGATCCCGCTGACGGCCACGGGAATCGCCTGGTGGACGGACAAACACGTGAAGTTCAGGAATCCTGGAGCAGAAAACACGAACCTCACCGTCGTTTTCCAAG GAACGACGCAGCCGGTGAACTGGCGCCGGCCCGTGTTCCAGCTGGACTCCGACCCGGACAACAACGGATTCATCAACGAGGATTTCATCGTGTGGATGCGGACCGCCGCCCTGCCCACGTTCCGGAAGCTGTACCGGATCATCCAGAGGCGGAGCAACGTGCATCCCACGCTGCCGCGCGGCAACTACACCCTGGAGGTGGTGTACA ATTATCCGGTGCGGAGCTTTGAGGGCCGGAAGCGGATGATCCTGAGCACCATCTCCTGGATGGGCGGGAAGAACCCGTTCCTGGGCATCGCCTACGTCAGCGTGGGCTCCGTCTGCTTCCTGCTGGGCGTCGTCCTCCTCATCATCCACCACAAATACGGCAACCACAACAGCGCCGCCGAGATCTCCCACTGA
- the slc35d3 gene encoding solute carrier family 35 member D3, whose protein sequence is MEVFRSRLLGISVAVAHGVFSGSLNILLKFLISNYQFGFLTLIQFLTSFTAMLALESLRRLGRIQVPPFGMQLAKEFAPVCILSTLQSTLTLWSLRGLSLPMYVVFKRCLPLFTLCIGVCVLRNALPSVGVVTAVLITTGGAVLAGAGDLTGDPFGYVTGVLAVIIHASYLVLIQKTSLESEYGPLTAQYAITIMASPVLLVCSIISMDALNMWSYAGWEEPQITVIFILCIFIGCAMNFTTLHCTYINSAVTTSFVGVVKSIATITVGMLAFKDVAPTRLFIGGVVVNTIGSITYCVVKYFETQKKSLYEDLEKDAAQPGDPYTEKPPLNGEGSATGPEPGPSESGDGKEDEAPQLSNGALSVEGSAGGDGDLKSVVMTEKEALEMQREHLHQENAAAGRSATQNLVGALRSIRSLQLTKKENLIDNIELQSP, encoded by the exons ATGGAGGTGTTCCGGAGCCGGCTGCTGGGGATCTCCGTGGCCGTGGCGCACGGCGTGTTCTCCGGGTCGCTCAACATCCTGCTCAAGTTCCTCATCAGTAACTACCAGTTCGGCTTCCTGACGCTCATCCAGTTCCTCACCAGCTTCACGGCCATGCTGGCGCTGGAGAGCCTGCGGCGGCTCGGGAGGATCCAGGTGCCGCCGTTCGGCATGCAGCTGGCCAAG GAGTTTGCGCCAGTCTGCATCCTGTCCACGCTGCAGTCCACGCTGACGCTGTGGTCGCTGCGCGGCCTCAGTCTGCCCATGTACGTGGTGTTCAAGCGCTGCCTGCCGCTCTTCACGCTCTGCATCGGGGTGTGCGTTCTCCGGAACGCGCTGCCGTCTGTGGGCGTGGTGACCGCCGTGCTCATCACCACAGGGGGCGCTGTTCTGGCAG GAGCCGGAGACCTCACCGGGGATCCGTTTGGTTACGTCACCGGGGTTCTGGCTGTAATCATTCACGCCTCCtacctggttctgatccagaaaaCCAGTCTGGAGAGCGAGTATGGACCTCTGACTGCACAGTACGCCATCACCATCATGGCGTCGCCG GTTCTGCTTGTCTGCTCCATCATCTCCATGGACGCTCTCAACATGTGGTCCTACGCGGGCTGGGAGGAACCGCAGATCACCGTCATCTTCATCCTGTGCATCTTCATCGGCTGCGCCATGAACTTCACCACCCTGCACTGCACCTACATCAACTCGGCCGTCACCACCAGCTTCGTCGGCGTGGTCAAGAGCATCGCCACCATCACGGTTGGCATGCTGGCCTTCAAGGACGTGGCGCCCACGCGGCTCTTCATTGGCGGAGTGGTGGTGAACACCATTGGCTCCATCACCTACTGCGTGGTCAAATACTTTGAGACGCAGAAGAAGAGTTTGTACGAGGACCTGGAGAAGGACGCCGCGCAGCCTGGAGACCCCTACACCGAGAAACCACCGCTGAACGGGGAAGGGTCCGCCACCGGTCCTGAGCCGGGGCCGTCGGAGAGCGGAGACGGGAAGGAGGACGAGGCGCCTCAGTTATCGAACGGAGCGCTGTCGGTGGAGGGCAGCGCCGGAGGAGACGGTGACCTGAAATCTGTTGTGATGACGGAGAAAGAGGCGCTGGAGATGCAGAGGGAGCACCTCCACCAGGAGAACGCCGCCGCCGGCCGGTCCGCCACCCAGAACCTCGTAGGAGCATTGAGGTCCATCAGGAGTCTGCAGCTCACCAAGAAGGAAAATCTGATCGATAACATAGAGCTTCAGAGTCCATGA
- the filip1b gene encoding filamin-A-interacting protein 1 isoform X1: MRSRSCSTAGPEDGRIQTHGKAFTKQQQVEEGEKEAPEVMKRRKKIQKQEKDGRTATTQSGDKTAKCPESCRTNPPDPTRTDLLQLLGIMEGELQARDDVIGLLRSDRTGPETLEAHYGSAAPCRPLQALQRDAALLHGNQRTEDVYERPMAELDRLEDKQKETYRRMLEQLLLAEKCHRRTVMELDGEKRKHADFINKSDDFTNLLEQERERLKQLLEQEKVLQARRDQQHRRRLQELQDQLGKLRSFTLLLADERQLHVEHIDQQNQKIQDLSQKLRDREQRLAVTSDAALQDGQKALRLEAELEAQQATFRQENQDLLAKMADQESQNQQLRLKLDGLAQRAGELQERNALLQKSEEDLQQLREKISSGERGNSSLTAELENLRKKVLEMEGKDEEITKTETMCRELRNRLQDQQNRNQELRLQVDGLQKRMAELERLEAAFGRSRTESAQLHQNLEKERKVVKDLGTDLERLRTRLKELESSESKLETNELALREELLKLKSFTVILADERKTMGERLKQEEQKHEDLSTMLKAEQGKVTEVTEKLIEESKKFFKFKSETEVQLEGLTLEREELRSMLRNSEEERDELNEKLKKMRADRLEETENRDREEDNRVQKLTTEIERLRGRLEQLQVVEGDLMRSEDEYDLLEKKFRHEQDRANTLSNLVDEMKAQVARSKAVERGEAKSLEAQLRIRCKVEEAKTRELRVEVLALKEKIHDLMNKEDQLSQLQVDFSVLQQRFLEEGEKKRRLSVDVENLARELEASKRYSRALRPGVNGRRMVDVPVTSTAVQTESNGSAEDETAAGFIRKSVQEENHLMNNLRQHGLKRPAVLDRYPPASADHGGRPSMPWMGKKEAVTPTQTRGSSSMSPNLGRPLHIRVTPDHGTSTATLEITSPRSEDFFSSTTIIPTLGLQQPRITIVPKPSTVCTVSGDPDRVKSPVTITSISRTKSPEKPHSIAGVLQSPVSIITVSTTPVAEVCASSDPHESTTRRTLIKMTSEKPPERKFNSNIVTTEDNKIHIHLGSQFQRSSEGSSSPLLTLRPTGSSCDCQETGTVLRSPRLNKMTSSITINPVTSAASRPTQPLVTEDSAGIRWCQDQNTLDPFWHPIRWKVRSDNLSSDMQSAPSAASRIPVQLNGKTVVGVSAVTRLESRAEGQAMKIELRKSTVCSSAGKS, encoded by the exons ATGCGATCCAGGAGCTGCAGCACCGCAGGTCCAGAGGATGGACGCATCCAGACGCACGGCAAGGCCTTCACCAagcagcaacaggtggaggagggggAGAAAGAAGCACCagaggtgatgaagaggaggaagaaaatccaaaaacaggagaaagatGGCCGAACGGCCACGACGCAGTCAGGagacaaaactgcaaaatgtcCAGAGAGCTGCAGGACGAATCCTCcggacccgaccagaaccgacctgctgcagctgctggggATCATGGAGGGGGAGCTGCAG GCCCGGGATGATGTCATCGGGCTGCTGCGGTCCGACAGAACCGGACCGGAGACCCTGGAGGCCCACTATggctctgctgccccctgcaggccgctgcaggcgctgcagagggacGCGGCTcttctccatggcaaccagcgCACAGAGGACGTGTATGAGAGGCCGATGGCTGAG CTGGACCGTCTGGAGGACAAGCAGAAGGAGACGTACAGGCGGATgctggagcagctgctgctggcggAGAAATGCCACCGCCGCACCGTCATGGAGCTGGACGGCGAGAAGCGGAAACACGCCGACTTCATCAACAAGAGCGACGACTTCACCAACCTGCTGGAGCAGGAGAGGGAGAG ActgaagcagctgctggagcagGAGAAGGTCCTGCAGGCCCGGCGGGACCAGCAGCACCGCAGGAGgctgcaggagctgcaggaCCAGCTGGGGAAGCTCAGGTCCTTCACTCTGCTGCTGGCGGACGAGCGGCAGCTGCACGTCGAACACATcgaccagcagaaccagaagatccAGGATCTCAGCCAGAAGCTGCGGGACCGGGAGCAGCGGCTGGCTGTGACCAGCGACGCCGCCCTGCAGGACGGGCAGAAGGCGCTGCGCCTGGAGGCGGAGCTGGAGGCCCAACAGGCGACGTTCAGGCAGGAGAACCAAGACCTGCTGGCCAAGATGGCCGACCAGGAGtcccagaaccagcagctgagGCTGAAGCTGGACGGGCTGGCGCAGAGGGCCGGGGAGCTGCAGGAGAGGAACGCCCTGCTGCAGAAATCGGAGGAGGACCTGCAGCAGCTGAGAGAGAAGATCAGCAGCGGAGAGCGCGGGAACTCCTCGCTCACCGCAGAGCTGGAGAACCTGAGGAAGAAAGTCCTGGAGATGGAGGGCAAAGACGAGGAGATCACCAAGACCGAGACGATGTGCAGGGAGCTGAGGAACCGGCTGCAGGACCAGCAGAACCGCAACCAGGAGCTGCGGCTGCAGGTGGACGGCCTCCAGAAGAGGATGGCGGAGCTGGAGAGGCTGGAGGCGGCGTTCGGCAGGAGCCGGACGGAGAGCGCCCAGCTGCACCAAAACCtggagaaggagaggaaggTGGTGAAAGACCTGGGCACAGACCTGGAACGGCTTCGGACTCGGCTGAAGGAGCTGGAGTCGTCCGAGTCCAAGCTGGAGACAAACGAGTTGGCCCTCAGAGAGGAACTGCTGAAGCTGAAGTCCTTCACCGTCATCCTGGCGGACGAGAGGAAGACGATGGGGGAGCGGctgaagcaggaggagcagaAACACGAAGACTTGAGTACGATGCTGAAGGCAGAGCAAGGGAAGGTCACGGAAGTTACCGAGAAGCTGATAGAGGAGAGCAAGAAGTTCTTCAAGTTCAAGTCAGAGACAGAAGTCCAGCTGGAAGGTCTGACTCTGGAGAGGGAGGAGCTCCGATCGATGCTGAGGAACAGCGAGGAAGAGCGTGACGAACTGAACGAGAAGCTGAAGAAGATGAGAGCAGACAGACTGGAGGAGACGGAAAACAGAGACCGAGAAGAAGACAACCGAGTCCAGAAGCTCACCACCGAGATAGAGAGGCTTAGAGGCCggctggagcagctgcaggtgGTGGAGGGAGACCTGATGAGGTCAGAGGACGAGTACGACCTGCTGGAGAAGAAGTTCAGACACGAGCAGGACCGAGCAAACACGCTGTCCAACCTGGTGGACGAGATGAAGGCTCAGGTGGCCAGGAGCAAAGCAGTGGAGCGAGGTGAGGCCAAGAGTCTGGAGGCCCAGCTGAGGATCCGCTGCAAGGTGGAGGAGGCCAAGACCAGAGAGCTGCGGGTCGAAGTCCTAGCGCTCAAGGAGAAAATCCACGACCTCATGAACAAGGAGGACCAGCTCTCCCAGCTGCAGGTGGATTTCTCCGTCCTCCAGCAGAGGTTCctggaggaaggagagaagaagaggcgCCTGAGTGTGGATGTGGAGAACCTCGCCAGGGAGCTGGAGGCCTCGAAGCGCTACAGCCGAGCCCTGAGGCCCGGTGTGAACGGCAGGAGGATGGTGGACGTCCCTGTCACCTCCACAGCGGTCCAAACGGAGTCAAACGGGTCGGCCGAGGATGAGACCGCAGCCGGATTCATCCGGAAATCCGTTCAGGAGGAGAACCACCTCATGAACAACCTCAGACAACATGGCCTGAAGAGGCCCGCGGTTCTGGATCGATACCCTCCGGCGTCAGCAGACCATGGAGGGAGACCCTCAATGCCCTGGATGGGCAAGAAGGAGGCCGTCACGCCGACTCAGACCAGAGGTTCCTCATCAATGTCCCCGAATCTGGGACGACCTCTTCACATCCGTGTGACACCAGACCACGGGACGAGCACGGCCACCCTGGAGATCACCAGCCCGCGGTCTGAGGACTTCTTCTCCAGCACGACCATCATCCCAACGCTTGGTCTTCAGCAGCCTCGCATCACCATAGTCCCCAAACCCTCAACTGTCTGCACTGTAAGCGGAGATCCTGATCGGGTCAAGTCTCCAGTTACGATCACCAGCATCTCCAGGACCAAGAGTCCAGAAAAGCCCCACAGCATTGCTGGGGTCCTGCAGTCGCCGGTGTCCATCATCACAGTCAGCACCACCCCGGTAGCCGAGGTGTGTGCTTCCTCCGACCCTCACGAGAGCACCACCAGGCGGACGCTGATCAAGATGACCTCCGAGAAACCACCAGAGAGGAAGTTCAACAGCAACATCGTAACGACAGAGGACAACAAGATCCACATCCACCTGGGCTCCCAGTTCCAGAGGAGCTCTGAGGGCAGCAGCAGTCCTCTGCTGACCCTCAGACCAACAGGAAGTAGCTGCGACTGCCAGGAAACTGGAACGGTGCTCCGCTCCCCGCGCCTGAACAAGATGACCAGCAGTATAACCATCAACCCTGTCACCTCTGCAGCGTCCAGACCCACGCAGCCTCTG GTGACTGAGGATTCTGCAGGTATCAGATGGTGTCAGGACCAAAACACACTGGATCCGTTTTGGCATCCAATCCGATGGAAAGTTCGGTCTGACAAT ctcAGTTCAGATATGCAGTCGGCTCCGAGCGCAGCCTCACGGATCCCTGTGCAGCTCAACGGGAAGACGGTTGTGGGTGTGTCCGCTGTGACGAGGTTGGAGTCTCGGGCCGAAGGCCAGGCGATGAAGATCGAGCTGAGGAAGTCGACGGTGTGCAGCTCGGCAGGAAAGAGCTGA
- the cox7a2b gene encoding cytochrome c oxidase subunit 7A2b gives MFRTMNAVQQMARRSICSSARRQVENKVSQKQKMFQEDNGMPIHLKGGSSDALLYRATMVLTVLGVGFTLYELVKASFPQKKD, from the exons ATGTTCAGAACCATGAAT GCGGTCCAGCAGATGGCGCGGCGCAGCATCTGCAGCTCTGCGCGCCGGCAGGTGGAGAACAAGGTTTCCCAAAAGCAGAAGATGTTCCAG GAGGATAACGGGATGCCGATCCATTTGAAGGGCGGCAGCAGCGACGCCCTGCTATACCGGGCCACCATGGTGCTGACCGTCCTGG GAGTCGGCTTCACTCTGTACGAACTGGTGAAGGCGTCGTTCCCTCAGAAGAAGGACTGA
- the filip1b gene encoding filamin-A-interacting protein 1 isoform X2, whose amino-acid sequence MRSRSCSTAGPEDGRIQTHGKAFTKQQQVEEGEKEAPEVMKRRKKIQKQEKDGRTATTQSGDKTAKCPESCRTNPPDPTRTDLLQLLGIMEGELQARDDVIGLLRSDRTGPETLEAHYGSAAPCRPLQALQRDAALLHGNQRTEDVYERPMAELDRLEDKQKETYRRMLEQLLLAEKCHRRTVMELDGEKRKHADFINKSDDFTNLLEQERERLKQLLEQEKVLQARRDQQHRRRLQELQDQLGKLRSFTLLLADERQLHVEHIDQQNQKIQDLSQKLRDREQRLAVTSDAALQDGQKALRLEAELEAQQATFRQENQDLLAKMADQESQNQQLRLKLDGLAQRAGELQERNALLQKSEEDLQQLREKISSGERGNSSLTAELENLRKKVLEMEGKDEEITKTETMCRELRNRLQDQQNRNQELRLQVDGLQKRMAELERLEAAFGRSRTESAQLHQNLEKERKVVKDLGTDLERLRTRLKELESSESKLETNELALREELLKLKSFTVILADERKTMGERLKQEEQKHEDLSTMLKAEQGKVTEVTEKLIEESKKFFKFKSETEVQLEGLTLEREELRSMLRNSEEERDELNEKLKKMRADRLEETENRDREEDNRVQKLTTEIERLRGRLEQLQVVEGDLMRSEDEYDLLEKKFRHEQDRANTLSNLVDEMKAQVARSKAVERGEAKSLEAQLRIRCKVEEAKTRELRVEVLALKEKIHDLMNKEDQLSQLQVDFSVLQQRFLEEGEKKRRLSVDVENLARELEASKRYSRALRPGVNGRRMVDVPVTSTAVQTESNGSAEDETAAGFIRKSVQEENHLMNNLRQHGLKRPAVLDRYPPASADHGGRPSMPWMGKKEAVTPTQTRGSSSMSPNLGRPLHIRVTPDHGTSTATLEITSPRSEDFFSSTTIIPTLGLQQPRITIVPKPSTVCTVSGDPDRVKSPVTITSISRTKSPEKPHSIAGVLQSPVSIITVSTTPVAEVCASSDPHESTTRRTLIKMTSEKPPERKFNSNIVTTEDNKIHIHLGSQFQRSSEGSSSPLLTLRPTGSSCDCQETGTVLRSPRLNKMTSSITINPVTSAASRPTQPLLSSDMQSAPSAASRIPVQLNGKTVVGVSAVTRLESRAEGQAMKIELRKSTVCSSAGKS is encoded by the exons ATGCGATCCAGGAGCTGCAGCACCGCAGGTCCAGAGGATGGACGCATCCAGACGCACGGCAAGGCCTTCACCAagcagcaacaggtggaggagggggAGAAAGAAGCACCagaggtgatgaagaggaggaagaaaatccaaaaacaggagaaagatGGCCGAACGGCCACGACGCAGTCAGGagacaaaactgcaaaatgtcCAGAGAGCTGCAGGACGAATCCTCcggacccgaccagaaccgacctgctgcagctgctggggATCATGGAGGGGGAGCTGCAG GCCCGGGATGATGTCATCGGGCTGCTGCGGTCCGACAGAACCGGACCGGAGACCCTGGAGGCCCACTATggctctgctgccccctgcaggccgctgcaggcgctgcagagggacGCGGCTcttctccatggcaaccagcgCACAGAGGACGTGTATGAGAGGCCGATGGCTGAG CTGGACCGTCTGGAGGACAAGCAGAAGGAGACGTACAGGCGGATgctggagcagctgctgctggcggAGAAATGCCACCGCCGCACCGTCATGGAGCTGGACGGCGAGAAGCGGAAACACGCCGACTTCATCAACAAGAGCGACGACTTCACCAACCTGCTGGAGCAGGAGAGGGAGAG ActgaagcagctgctggagcagGAGAAGGTCCTGCAGGCCCGGCGGGACCAGCAGCACCGCAGGAGgctgcaggagctgcaggaCCAGCTGGGGAAGCTCAGGTCCTTCACTCTGCTGCTGGCGGACGAGCGGCAGCTGCACGTCGAACACATcgaccagcagaaccagaagatccAGGATCTCAGCCAGAAGCTGCGGGACCGGGAGCAGCGGCTGGCTGTGACCAGCGACGCCGCCCTGCAGGACGGGCAGAAGGCGCTGCGCCTGGAGGCGGAGCTGGAGGCCCAACAGGCGACGTTCAGGCAGGAGAACCAAGACCTGCTGGCCAAGATGGCCGACCAGGAGtcccagaaccagcagctgagGCTGAAGCTGGACGGGCTGGCGCAGAGGGCCGGGGAGCTGCAGGAGAGGAACGCCCTGCTGCAGAAATCGGAGGAGGACCTGCAGCAGCTGAGAGAGAAGATCAGCAGCGGAGAGCGCGGGAACTCCTCGCTCACCGCAGAGCTGGAGAACCTGAGGAAGAAAGTCCTGGAGATGGAGGGCAAAGACGAGGAGATCACCAAGACCGAGACGATGTGCAGGGAGCTGAGGAACCGGCTGCAGGACCAGCAGAACCGCAACCAGGAGCTGCGGCTGCAGGTGGACGGCCTCCAGAAGAGGATGGCGGAGCTGGAGAGGCTGGAGGCGGCGTTCGGCAGGAGCCGGACGGAGAGCGCCCAGCTGCACCAAAACCtggagaaggagaggaaggTGGTGAAAGACCTGGGCACAGACCTGGAACGGCTTCGGACTCGGCTGAAGGAGCTGGAGTCGTCCGAGTCCAAGCTGGAGACAAACGAGTTGGCCCTCAGAGAGGAACTGCTGAAGCTGAAGTCCTTCACCGTCATCCTGGCGGACGAGAGGAAGACGATGGGGGAGCGGctgaagcaggaggagcagaAACACGAAGACTTGAGTACGATGCTGAAGGCAGAGCAAGGGAAGGTCACGGAAGTTACCGAGAAGCTGATAGAGGAGAGCAAGAAGTTCTTCAAGTTCAAGTCAGAGACAGAAGTCCAGCTGGAAGGTCTGACTCTGGAGAGGGAGGAGCTCCGATCGATGCTGAGGAACAGCGAGGAAGAGCGTGACGAACTGAACGAGAAGCTGAAGAAGATGAGAGCAGACAGACTGGAGGAGACGGAAAACAGAGACCGAGAAGAAGACAACCGAGTCCAGAAGCTCACCACCGAGATAGAGAGGCTTAGAGGCCggctggagcagctgcaggtgGTGGAGGGAGACCTGATGAGGTCAGAGGACGAGTACGACCTGCTGGAGAAGAAGTTCAGACACGAGCAGGACCGAGCAAACACGCTGTCCAACCTGGTGGACGAGATGAAGGCTCAGGTGGCCAGGAGCAAAGCAGTGGAGCGAGGTGAGGCCAAGAGTCTGGAGGCCCAGCTGAGGATCCGCTGCAAGGTGGAGGAGGCCAAGACCAGAGAGCTGCGGGTCGAAGTCCTAGCGCTCAAGGAGAAAATCCACGACCTCATGAACAAGGAGGACCAGCTCTCCCAGCTGCAGGTGGATTTCTCCGTCCTCCAGCAGAGGTTCctggaggaaggagagaagaagaggcgCCTGAGTGTGGATGTGGAGAACCTCGCCAGGGAGCTGGAGGCCTCGAAGCGCTACAGCCGAGCCCTGAGGCCCGGTGTGAACGGCAGGAGGATGGTGGACGTCCCTGTCACCTCCACAGCGGTCCAAACGGAGTCAAACGGGTCGGCCGAGGATGAGACCGCAGCCGGATTCATCCGGAAATCCGTTCAGGAGGAGAACCACCTCATGAACAACCTCAGACAACATGGCCTGAAGAGGCCCGCGGTTCTGGATCGATACCCTCCGGCGTCAGCAGACCATGGAGGGAGACCCTCAATGCCCTGGATGGGCAAGAAGGAGGCCGTCACGCCGACTCAGACCAGAGGTTCCTCATCAATGTCCCCGAATCTGGGACGACCTCTTCACATCCGTGTGACACCAGACCACGGGACGAGCACGGCCACCCTGGAGATCACCAGCCCGCGGTCTGAGGACTTCTTCTCCAGCACGACCATCATCCCAACGCTTGGTCTTCAGCAGCCTCGCATCACCATAGTCCCCAAACCCTCAACTGTCTGCACTGTAAGCGGAGATCCTGATCGGGTCAAGTCTCCAGTTACGATCACCAGCATCTCCAGGACCAAGAGTCCAGAAAAGCCCCACAGCATTGCTGGGGTCCTGCAGTCGCCGGTGTCCATCATCACAGTCAGCACCACCCCGGTAGCCGAGGTGTGTGCTTCCTCCGACCCTCACGAGAGCACCACCAGGCGGACGCTGATCAAGATGACCTCCGAGAAACCACCAGAGAGGAAGTTCAACAGCAACATCGTAACGACAGAGGACAACAAGATCCACATCCACCTGGGCTCCCAGTTCCAGAGGAGCTCTGAGGGCAGCAGCAGTCCTCTGCTGACCCTCAGACCAACAGGAAGTAGCTGCGACTGCCAGGAAACTGGAACGGTGCTCCGCTCCCCGCGCCTGAACAAGATGACCAGCAGTATAACCATCAACCCTGTCACCTCTGCAGCGTCCAGACCCACGCAGCCTCTG ctcAGTTCAGATATGCAGTCGGCTCCGAGCGCAGCCTCACGGATCCCTGTGCAGCTCAACGGGAAGACGGTTGTGGGTGTGTCCGCTGTGACGAGGTTGGAGTCTCGGGCCGAAGGCCAGGCGATGAAGATCGAGCTGAGGAAGTCGACGGTGTGCAGCTCGGCAGGAAAGAGCTGA